Proteins encoded within one genomic window of Bradyrhizobium sp. 186:
- a CDS encoding acetyl-CoA carboxylase biotin carboxylase subunit, with amino-acid sequence MRNGSVQHRPFFRVLIANRGEIALRVMRSARQLGLGVVAVYSDADCDALHVRQADQAVRIGEALPAQSYLNIPAIIAAAKASGADAVHPGYGFLAENEEFAQACKDAGLVFIGPSPQAIEAMGNKAGAKEIMRKAGVPCVPGYQGADQGDEVMLAEAKRIGFPVMIKAVAGGGGRGMRLVTDAASFPDALRSARSEAKAAFGDPTVILERAIRNPRHIEIQVFGDSHGNAIHLGERDCSVQRRHQKLIEEAPSPAVTSELRAKMGEVAVAAVKALRYEGAGTLEFLLDPSGEFYFMEMNTRLQVEHPVTEAITGLDLVELQLRVARGEPLPVRQQDIRFSGHAIEVRLCSEDAAHDFMPQSGRMACWQVPEGIRVEHALQSGSEIPAFYDSMIAKVISHGATREEARGRLICGLEQLTAFGVTTNQAFLMSCLRHPGFARGEATTAFIGAHRDELLAPPGNGAFDTTLAGLLLYVTNSRAPSWHSGRSLAATFPLPAKIEIAGEICELEVTRERDGSYTVAVDVRQDRFEIDQLDPDAVRFRHDGVMDSAKFLRDGDRLYFAHRGIPLAVTDLTLATPKTAVTNGGDGKVRAAMNGRVVAVLVKPGDRVAAGQPVITLEAMKMEHVHKAGIDGVIAAIDVAEGEQITTGRIVVEIGAS; translated from the coding sequence ATGAGGAACGGATCAGTGCAGCACCGGCCGTTCTTCAGGGTTTTGATCGCCAATCGCGGTGAAATAGCGCTCCGTGTGATGCGTAGCGCGCGGCAACTGGGCCTTGGCGTCGTCGCGGTCTATTCGGACGCGGATTGCGATGCGCTGCATGTGCGGCAGGCCGACCAGGCCGTGCGGATCGGCGAGGCGCTGCCGGCGCAATCCTATCTCAACATCCCCGCGATCATTGCCGCGGCGAAAGCGAGCGGTGCGGATGCCGTGCATCCAGGTTATGGCTTCCTCGCCGAGAACGAGGAGTTTGCGCAGGCCTGCAAGGATGCCGGCCTCGTCTTCATCGGTCCGTCGCCGCAGGCGATCGAAGCCATGGGCAACAAGGCCGGCGCCAAGGAGATCATGCGCAAGGCCGGCGTACCCTGTGTGCCCGGCTATCAGGGCGCCGACCAGGGCGACGAGGTCATGCTCGCGGAAGCAAAGAGGATCGGCTTCCCCGTGATGATCAAGGCGGTCGCCGGCGGAGGCGGCCGCGGCATGCGGCTCGTGACCGACGCGGCTTCGTTTCCCGATGCTCTGCGCAGCGCGCGCTCCGAAGCGAAGGCCGCGTTCGGTGATCCGACCGTGATCCTCGAACGCGCCATCCGGAATCCGCGCCACATCGAGATTCAGGTCTTCGGTGACAGCCATGGCAACGCCATCCATCTCGGTGAGCGAGACTGTTCGGTGCAACGACGGCACCAAAAGCTCATCGAGGAGGCGCCATCGCCCGCGGTGACTTCAGAGCTGCGTGCGAAAATGGGCGAGGTCGCGGTCGCCGCCGTGAAGGCGCTACGCTACGAGGGCGCCGGCACGCTGGAGTTCCTGCTCGACCCAAGCGGCGAATTCTATTTCATGGAGATGAACACGCGGCTCCAGGTCGAGCATCCCGTGACCGAGGCGATCACCGGGCTCGATCTCGTCGAGCTGCAATTGCGCGTCGCGCGCGGCGAGCCGTTGCCGGTGAGGCAGCAGGACATCAGGTTTTCAGGCCACGCCATCGAGGTGCGGTTGTGCTCGGAAGATGCTGCGCATGATTTCATGCCGCAGTCCGGCCGCATGGCGTGCTGGCAGGTGCCGGAAGGCATTCGCGTCGAGCACGCGCTGCAATCGGGCTCGGAGATCCCGGCGTTCTATGATTCCATGATCGCCAAGGTCATCAGCCATGGTGCCACCCGCGAGGAGGCGCGCGGCCGGCTGATCTGCGGCCTGGAGCAGCTGACTGCATTTGGGGTGACCACCAACCAGGCGTTCCTGATGTCGTGCCTGCGTCATCCCGGCTTTGCCAGGGGGGAAGCAACGACGGCGTTCATCGGCGCGCATCGCGATGAGCTGCTGGCGCCGCCAGGGAATGGCGCATTCGACACGACGCTGGCGGGCCTCCTGCTCTACGTCACCAATTCAAGGGCGCCGTCATGGCACAGCGGGCGGAGCCTTGCGGCAACGTTTCCGCTGCCGGCGAAGATCGAGATCGCCGGCGAAATCTGCGAACTCGAAGTCACCCGCGAACGCGATGGCAGCTACACCGTTGCGGTCGACGTCCGTCAGGACAGGTTCGAGATCGACCAGCTCGATCCCGATGCCGTTCGCTTCCGCCATGATGGCGTGATGGACAGCGCGAAATTTCTGCGGGACGGCGACCGGCTCTATTTCGCGCATCGCGGCATACCACTTGCGGTCACCGATCTCACCCTCGCCACGCCGAAGACCGCCGTAACCAACGGCGGCGACGGAAAAGTCCGCGCCGCCATGAACGGCCGCGTCGTTGCCGTCCTGGTCAAGCCCGGCGATCGCGTCGCCGCCGGCCAGCCCGTGATCACGCTGGAGGCGATGAAGATGGAGCACGTGCACAAGGCCGGCATCGACGGCGTGATCGCCGCGATCGACGTCGCCGAGGGCGAGCAGATCACGACGGGAAGGATCGTAGTGGAGATCGGGGCGAGCTAG
- a CDS encoding dipeptide ABC transporter ATP-binding protein — protein sequence MTEPLLEVTDLTKHYPVRAGVLRRQVGTVHAVDGVSFSVGIGETLGLVGESGCGKSTVARSVLRLVEPTSGQIRLDGEDITHLSKTALRPHRRSMQIVFQDPFASLNPRMTAGDIVGEPLAVHGLASGKTLEARTAKLFEQVGLRPDQMRNFPHQFSGGQRQRICIARALALGPRLIVCDEPVSALDVSIQAQVINLLIDLQRQHGFSYLFIAHDLAVVAHISHRVAVMYLGRIVEIADKDELFRNPRHPYTQALLASVPVANPLAKKLAPLVDGDVPSPVNPPPGCAFHTRCRFAMERCRTERPALVDASDGHQVACLLNEGTGRGQ from the coding sequence ATGACCGAACCGCTGCTCGAAGTCACTGATCTGACAAAGCACTATCCGGTGCGCGCGGGCGTGCTGCGCCGGCAGGTCGGCACCGTGCACGCGGTCGACGGCGTCTCATTTTCGGTTGGCATCGGCGAGACGCTGGGTCTCGTCGGCGAATCCGGCTGCGGCAAATCGACGGTGGCGCGCAGCGTGCTGCGGCTGGTCGAGCCGACGTCGGGCCAGATCCGCCTCGACGGCGAGGACATCACCCACCTTTCCAAGACTGCGCTACGTCCACATCGCCGCTCGATGCAGATCGTGTTCCAGGACCCGTTTGCCTCGCTCAATCCGCGCATGACCGCGGGTGACATCGTCGGCGAGCCACTGGCCGTGCATGGTCTCGCCAGCGGCAAAACACTGGAGGCGCGTACCGCAAAGCTGTTCGAACAGGTGGGCCTGCGGCCCGACCAGATGCGCAACTTCCCGCATCAATTCTCCGGCGGCCAGCGCCAGCGCATCTGCATCGCGCGGGCGCTTGCGCTCGGACCCCGTCTGATCGTGTGTGACGAGCCGGTTTCGGCGCTGGACGTCTCGATCCAGGCACAGGTGATCAATCTCCTGATCGACCTGCAACGGCAGCATGGCTTCTCCTATCTCTTCATTGCCCATGATCTGGCGGTCGTCGCCCATATCAGTCACCGCGTCGCCGTGATGTATCTCGGCCGCATCGTCGAGATCGCCGACAAGGACGAGCTGTTTCGCAATCCGCGGCATCCCTACACGCAGGCGCTGCTCGCCTCAGTGCCGGTTGCGAACCCGCTTGCAAAAAAGCTCGCACCGCTGGTCGACGGCGACGTGCCGAGTCCGGTCAACCCGCCGCCGGGATGCGCGTTTCACACGCGCTGCCGGTTTGCGATGGAGCGGTGCAGGACGGAGCGGCCGGCGCTGGTGGACGCGAGCGATGGACACCAGGTGGCGTGCTTGTTGAACGAGGGGACGGGGCGCGGTCAATAA
- a CDS encoding carboxyl transferase domain-containing protein, whose product MSILENTIAPGSAAYHANRDGMLGLIDRMRALEERTRSASAAAKDRFHKRGQLLPRERVALVLDPGAPFIELSTLAGYMFDVSDPNKSVPGGGVIAGIGFVSGVRCMVSANDAGIDAGALQPYGLDKTLRVQELALENKLPYVQLVESAGANLLRYRVEDFVRGGNIFRNLARLSAAGLPVVTVTHGSSTAGGAYQTGLSDYIVMVRGRTRAFLAGPPLLKAATGEIATEEELGGAEMHTQVSGLGDYLAEDDRDALRIAREIMAALEWERPGRVAAQYKPPRYDQDELLGIMPMDHKRSVDMKQVIARIVDDSDFTEMAPNYGPATVCGHARIEGQAIGIITNNGPLDPAGANKATHFIQACCQTRTPLLYLNNTTGYMVGRAYEEAGMIKHGSKMIQAVTSATVPQITIYCGASFGAGNYGMCGRGFHPRFCFSWPNAKTAVMGGEQAAETMAIVTEAAAARRGKPIEKDKLEAMKAQIVGVFDGQMDVFSTSARVLDDGVIDPRDTRAVLSEVLAICREGDARTPQRMQFSVARP is encoded by the coding sequence ATGTCCATTCTCGAAAACACCATTGCCCCCGGCAGCGCCGCCTATCACGCCAACCGCGACGGCATGCTCGGCCTGATCGACCGCATGCGTGCGCTGGAAGAGCGCACGCGTAGCGCATCCGCCGCGGCAAAGGATCGCTTCCACAAGCGCGGCCAGCTGCTGCCGCGGGAGCGCGTCGCGCTGGTGCTCGATCCCGGCGCGCCCTTCATCGAGCTGTCGACGCTCGCCGGCTACATGTTCGATGTGTCTGATCCGAACAAGAGCGTGCCCGGCGGCGGCGTCATCGCCGGCATCGGCTTCGTCTCGGGCGTCCGCTGCATGGTCAGCGCCAATGACGCCGGCATCGATGCCGGCGCACTCCAGCCTTACGGCCTCGACAAAACGCTGCGGGTCCAGGAACTCGCGCTCGAGAACAAGCTGCCTTACGTCCAGCTCGTCGAAAGCGCCGGTGCGAACCTGCTGCGGTACCGCGTCGAGGATTTCGTGCGCGGCGGCAATATCTTTCGCAATCTCGCGCGGCTCTCGGCGGCGGGGTTGCCGGTCGTCACCGTGACGCACGGCTCGTCCACCGCGGGCGGCGCCTATCAGACCGGCCTGTCCGACTACATCGTCATGGTGCGCGGCCGCACGCGTGCTTTCCTCGCCGGGCCGCCGCTGCTGAAGGCCGCAACCGGCGAGATCGCGACCGAAGAGGAGCTCGGCGGCGCCGAGATGCACACCCAGGTCTCCGGCCTCGGCGATTACCTCGCCGAGGACGATCGCGACGCCCTGCGCATCGCGCGCGAGATCATGGCGGCGCTGGAATGGGAGCGGCCGGGCAGGGTGGCCGCGCAATACAAGCCACCGCGCTACGACCAGGACGAGCTCCTCGGCATCATGCCGATGGATCACAAGCGCTCTGTGGACATGAAGCAGGTGATCGCGCGCATCGTCGACGATTCCGACTTCACCGAGATGGCGCCGAATTACGGCCCCGCCACCGTCTGCGGTCACGCCCGCATCGAGGGCCAGGCGATCGGCATCATCACCAACAATGGCCCGCTCGACCCGGCCGGCGCCAACAAGGCGACGCATTTCATCCAGGCGTGCTGCCAGACCCGGACCCCGCTGCTCTATCTCAACAACACCACCGGCTACATGGTCGGCCGAGCCTATGAAGAAGCCGGCATGATCAAGCACGGCTCGAAGATGATCCAGGCGGTGACCTCGGCGACGGTGCCGCAGATCACGATCTATTGCGGCGCCTCCTTCGGCGCCGGCAATTACGGCATGTGCGGCCGCGGCTTCCATCCGCGCTTCTGTTTCTCCTGGCCCAACGCCAAGACCGCTGTGATGGGCGGCGAGCAGGCCGCTGAGACCATGGCGATCGTAACGGAGGCTGCTGCCGCGCGCCGCGGCAAGCCGATCGAGAAGGACAAGCTGGAGGCCATGAAGGCACAGATCGTCGGCGTGTTCGACGGCCAGATGGACGTGTTCTCGACCAGCGCGCGCGTGCTCGACGACGGCGTGATTGATCCGCGCGACACCCGCGCGGTCCTGTCCGAGGTGCTCGCCATCTGCCGCGAGGGCGACGCACGCACGCCCCAGCGCATGCAATTCTCGGTGGCCCGCCCATGA